Part of the Caulifigura coniformis genome, TGCGATAGCTGTTGGCTTCCGACCACGAAATCTCGCCGACGACGAACGTGTTCGATGCCCCGTCAGTGATATCCGCGGCCTTCTTGTTCGACTGGGCGCTCAACAGCCCCTGGTCGCCGAACGGACCGAACCCCGGAACCAGCCGGTATTCCCCCCCGCCGGGCTTTTCACCGCGGGGTCCCATGATCCCGTAGTAGTGCGTCGTCCAGGGATACTGATCGTCGACCTTGTCGAGCGATGTCTGGGAATGCTCGATATCGCCCGAAGGGCAGAGATATGCGTCAATGCGGGCCAGGCCGTGCGGATTCCCTTTGCCGTTGGGAGTCGCCGAGAAGTATTTGCCGTGGCCGAAATTGAACTGCGCGTACAGCGGGCCCTGATCCATCTGGGGCAGGATGAAGACATGCCAGCTCAACTCGTTCGAGAAGACCCCCCCCGGCGGAAAAGAGTTGTGGACATCGTGGTAGTTGTGCAGCGCCAGACCGATCTGCTTCAGATGGTTGGAACATTGCGTGCGCCGGGCCGCTTCCCGCGAATCGGCAACCGCGGGCAGGATCAGCGCCAGGATGATGCCGATGACCCCGATCGAGACCAGAAGTTCCAGGATGCTGAAGCCATCGCGCGATCGAGACGGCCCTCGATCCTGATCCGGACGTGCATTCATAACGGCCAATTTCTCAAGTCAGTAGTCAGTAACGAGTATTCTTCAGCTTAGCGTTCCCGGGAAAGGGACGGTAGGAGATTCACCGGCGGCCACGCCGCTCCCGCAGCGAAGTGCGGCCGGATCCTCACATCGGTCTACAGTCGAAAGCCGGTCCGCACAAACATCCCGATTCCACAGCCCCGGCAAAGAGGGCAAACCCTCCCGATAAGCCGGAACTCAGGTTCCGATGCGCATCCGAACTCGCGGTTGACGCACTCCGCCGAAACACGTTCTCCTTCCACTCGAATCCTGCCCGCTGCACACATGGGAGCCCGCCTGCGATGAGCGCCGCCGACGATGCACAACGCTATTTCGACCATGCTGCCGAGGTGATGGGGCTCTCGGCCAACATGCGCAAGCTGCTCTCGACGCCCCTCCGCGAAGTGCGAGTCCAGGTCGCCGTCGAGATGGATGACGGACAGGTGCAGACCTACATCGGCTACCGCATCCAGCACGACAAGGCCCGCGGGCCGATGAAGGGCGGACTCCGCTTCCATCCCGAAGTCGACACGGGCGAAGTCTTCGCGCTCGCCAGCCTGATGACCTGGAAAACCGCGGTCGTCAATCTCCCTTACGGCGGCGCGAAGGGAGGCATCGCCATCGACCCGAAGAAGCTCAGCCAGGGCGAACTCGAACGAATCACCCGGAAATTCGTCGACGAAATCCACGACGTCATCGGCCCCGATAAAGACATCCCCGCCCCCGACATGGGAACCAATGCCCAGGTCATGGCCTGGATCA contains:
- a CDS encoding DUF1559 family PulG-like putative transporter; translation: MNARPDQDRGPSRSRDGFSILELLVSIGVIGIILALILPAVADSREAARRTQCSNHLKQIGLALHNYHDVHNSFPPGGVFSNELSWHVFILPQMDQGPLYAQFNFGHGKYFSATPNGKGNPHGLARIDAYLCPSGDIEHSQTSLDKVDDQYPWTTHYYGIMGPRGEKPGGGEYRLVPGFGPFGDQGLLSAQSNKKAADITDGASNTFVVGEISWSEANSYRTWVRGVNGNPMSGCKNVLTSIGQTFFNNGAGFNDISLGSEHPGGTHVLMGDGGVRFLSDTIDLITYKAAASIDGDETEQLY